A window of the Artemia franciscana chromosome 21, ASM3288406v1, whole genome shotgun sequence genome harbors these coding sequences:
- the LOC136040633 gene encoding zinc finger protein 570-like: protein MMEASLLFENSLIKEGNGHSAQGHLKTTSVKQEVDSIEEPSEKSLHEMHHHQSLTSTKPEVISCDYCDEDVTQSGVENILPIVILKEFPDGVIDEIRTGTKSQKKFYKCETCQKLFSQKSNLNVHQRIHSKEKPYCCPICMQNFSVKSVMTSHMRIHNGDKPYLCKICNRNFSKKFSLTNHLRIHTGEKPYQCETCGKTFSRRSNFSEHQRSHLGEKQHKCDICHKSFARKSNLYVHQRTHTGEKRYECDFCQKAFAVKFILTKHLKIHSGEKPYRCHICKKRFIEKGALTIHEKTHASD from the coding sequence GTAATGGTCATTCTGCCCAAGGGCATCTTAAAACTACTTCTGTGAAGCAGGAAGTAGACTCAATTGAGGAACCAAGTGAAAAAAGTTTACATGAAATGCACCATCACCAGAGCTTGACTTCTACCAAACCAGAAGTGATCTCTTGTGACTACTGTGACGAAGATGTAACACAAAGCGGTGTGGAAAACATACTACCCATTGTTATACTTAAGGAATTTCCGGATGGTGTTATAGATGAAATtagaactgggacaaaaagtcaaaaaaagttttacaaatGTGAAACATGTCAAAAATTGTTCtctcaaaaatcaaatttgaatgtacatcaaagaattcattcaaaagaaaaaccaTATTGTTGTCCAATATGTATGCAAAACTTCTCGGTAAAGAGTGTAATGACGTCCCATATGAGAATTCATAATGGTGACAAACCATATTTGTGCAAAATTTGCAATAgaaatttttctaagaaattttcaCTAACAAACCACTTAAGAATTCATACTGGTGAAAAACCCTACCAATGCGAGACATGTGGGAAAACCTTTTCTAGAAGGTCCAACTTTTCTGAACACCAAAGAAGTCACCTGGGTGAGAAGCAGCACAAATGTGATATATGCCACAAGAGCTTTGCTAGGAAATCGAATCTGTATGTACATCAGAGAACTCACACTGGGGAGAAACGTTATGAATGtgatttttgccagaaggcctTTGCTGTAAAGTTTATTTTGACGAAACATCTTAAGATTCACAGTGGTGAGAAGCCTTACAGGTGTCATATATGTAAGAAAAGGTTTATTGAAAAGGGTGCATTAACTATTCACGAAAAAACTCATGCTAgtgattaa